A stretch of Primulina tabacum isolate GXHZ01 chromosome 13, ASM2559414v2, whole genome shotgun sequence DNA encodes these proteins:
- the LOC142522758 gene encoding porphobilinogen deaminase, chloroplastic-like isoform X1: protein MEIAISTGNLAHFGFCKRPLSGNFTGTSVSALGFVLPGGKCPAFTPRSRICITKASVAVEDKVQTRTALIRIGTRGSPLALAQAYETRDKLIKSHPELAEEGAIQIVIIKTTGDKILSQPLADIGGKGLFTKEIDEALLNSEIDIAVHSMKDVPTYLPDKTILPCNLPREDVRDAFICLTAASLSELPAGSVVGTASLRRKSQLLNRYPSLKVLENFRGNVQTRLKKLNEGVVQATLLALAGLKRLSMTENVTSVLSIDDMLPAVAQGAIGIACRSDDENMNCFQIKYLASLNHEDTRLAISCERSFLEKLEGSCRTPIAGYACKDEDGNCIFKALVASPDGTRVLETTRKGPYAFDDMIKMGIDAGEELLSRAGLGFFDQ, encoded by the exons ATGGAGATCGCCATATCCACCGGAAATCTAGCTCATTTCGGCTTCTGTAAAAGGCCACTTTCCGGTAATTTTACTGGCACTTCGGTTTCAGCTCTCGGGTTCGTTTTACCTGGAGGTAAATGTCCGGCTTTCACCCCGCGCAGCAGAATTTGTATCACTAAGGCTTCAGTTGCTGTTGAAGATAAGGTCCAAACTAGGACTGCTTTGATCAGAATTGGTACCAGGGGGAG CCCACTGGCTCTTGCCCAAGCTTATGAAACGAGGGATAAACTTATAAAATCACATCCGGAATTGGCTGAGGAGGGAGCAATTCAAATTGTGATTATCAAAACCACAGGTGACAAAATTTTGAGTCAGCCACTGGCAGATATTGGTGGAAAGGGTCTATTCACTAAAGAAATAGATGAGGCGCTTCTCAACAGTGAAATTGATATAGCTGTACACTCAATGAAAGATGTTCCTACATACCTTCCAGACAAGACAATACTACCTTGCAACCTTCCACGGGAGGACGTTCGGGATGCCTTTATTTGCTTGACTGCAGCTTCTCTGTCTGAGCTTCCTGCAGGAAGTGTTGTGGGCACTGCTTCATTGCGAAGGAAGTCACAACTTCTCAACAGATATCCATCCCTCAAG GTGCTGGAAAATTTTCGAGGCAATGTACAGACACggttaaaaaaattgaatgagGGTGTAGTCCAAGCAACATTACTGGCATTAGCGGGACTCAAACGCCTAAGCATGACAGAAAATGTTACTTCCGTGCTGTCCATAGACGACATGCTTCCTGCTGTAGCTCAAGGGGCTATTGGAATTGCTTGTAGAAGTGATGACGAAAATATG AATTGTTTCCAGATTAAATATTTAGCATCCTTGAATCACGAGGATACCAGACTGGCAATCTCATGCGAGAGGTCTTTTCTTGAGAAATTGGAGGGATCTTGCCGTACTCCAATTGCTGGATACGCATGTAAAGATGAGGATGGAAACTGTATTTTCAAAGCATTGGTGGCCTCACCTGATGGAACTCGAG TTCTTGAAACCACCCGAAAAGGGCCGTATGCTTTTGACGATATGATAAAGATGGGCATAGACGCAGGCGAGGAACTTCTCTCACGAGCTGGTCTGGGTTTTTTCGATCAATAA
- the LOC142522758 gene encoding porphobilinogen deaminase, chloroplastic-like isoform X2: MEIAISTGNLAHFGFCKRPLSGNFTGTSVSALGFVLPGGKCPAFTPRSRICITKASVAVEDKVQTRTALIRIGTRGSPLALAQAYETRDKLIKSHPELAEEGAIQIVIIKTTGDKILSQPLADIGGKGLFTKEIDEALLNSEIDIAVHSMKDVPTYLPDKTILPCNLPREDVRDAFICLTAASLSELPAGSVVGTASLRRKSQLLNRYPSLKVLENFRGNVQTRLKKLNEGVVQATLLALAGLKRLSMTENVTSVLSIDDMLPAVAQGAIGIACRSDDENMIKYLASLNHEDTRLAISCERSFLEKLEGSCRTPIAGYACKDEDGNCIFKALVASPDGTRVLETTRKGPYAFDDMIKMGIDAGEELLSRAGLGFFDQ, encoded by the exons ATGGAGATCGCCATATCCACCGGAAATCTAGCTCATTTCGGCTTCTGTAAAAGGCCACTTTCCGGTAATTTTACTGGCACTTCGGTTTCAGCTCTCGGGTTCGTTTTACCTGGAGGTAAATGTCCGGCTTTCACCCCGCGCAGCAGAATTTGTATCACTAAGGCTTCAGTTGCTGTTGAAGATAAGGTCCAAACTAGGACTGCTTTGATCAGAATTGGTACCAGGGGGAG CCCACTGGCTCTTGCCCAAGCTTATGAAACGAGGGATAAACTTATAAAATCACATCCGGAATTGGCTGAGGAGGGAGCAATTCAAATTGTGATTATCAAAACCACAGGTGACAAAATTTTGAGTCAGCCACTGGCAGATATTGGTGGAAAGGGTCTATTCACTAAAGAAATAGATGAGGCGCTTCTCAACAGTGAAATTGATATAGCTGTACACTCAATGAAAGATGTTCCTACATACCTTCCAGACAAGACAATACTACCTTGCAACCTTCCACGGGAGGACGTTCGGGATGCCTTTATTTGCTTGACTGCAGCTTCTCTGTCTGAGCTTCCTGCAGGAAGTGTTGTGGGCACTGCTTCATTGCGAAGGAAGTCACAACTTCTCAACAGATATCCATCCCTCAAG GTGCTGGAAAATTTTCGAGGCAATGTACAGACACggttaaaaaaattgaatgagGGTGTAGTCCAAGCAACATTACTGGCATTAGCGGGACTCAAACGCCTAAGCATGACAGAAAATGTTACTTCCGTGCTGTCCATAGACGACATGCTTCCTGCTGTAGCTCAAGGGGCTATTGGAATTGCTTGTAGAAGTGATGACGAAAATATG ATTAAATATTTAGCATCCTTGAATCACGAGGATACCAGACTGGCAATCTCATGCGAGAGGTCTTTTCTTGAGAAATTGGAGGGATCTTGCCGTACTCCAATTGCTGGATACGCATGTAAAGATGAGGATGGAAACTGTATTTTCAAAGCATTGGTGGCCTCACCTGATGGAACTCGAG TTCTTGAAACCACCCGAAAAGGGCCGTATGCTTTTGACGATATGATAAAGATGGGCATAGACGCAGGCGAGGAACTTCTCTCACGAGCTGGTCTGGGTTTTTTCGATCAATAA